TTTCTTCAGTTTGTTAATGGTGATGATGCCTCTGAAATTGTTGCTTTTATTTACAGAGCCTTGGGATTTGAGATGACAGAAGAAGTATATTTCCTCTTTCTCCACTTACTaatgccttcttcttcttcttcttcttcttcttcttcttcttttgtatTTTCTGATTCCCCCCTACGTGATCTGCAGTGTACTAGTGTAGTGTATGGCGGTTGCTCTTTACCTGTATAGTTATAGTAATTTGTGCCCATGACCATATATGGAGGAAATCCTTCTTACTGATCAGCCTCTTTCTTTCTGGGTAATGCAGCAAATTAACCAGATGATTGCTGATGTGGACAAAGATGGTAGTGGATCCATAGATTATGAGGAGTTTGAGCATATGATGACTGCTAAGATTGGAGAGAGAGACAGTAAAGAAGAACTTACGAAAGCATTCAGTATTATCGACCAAGATAAAAATGTAaagtttttctctcttttcaccCTTTAGTACAGCATCTCTTTTCTTGTTAAGTTGTTATTGTGCTAGAATATCAATTGATTGAccaaaacttttttatattgtGAAAAGGTCAGTTTTGTATTAGTAGACAATCAACCAAGTGCTCTCTTATTTATAATTATATTAGATCAGCATCATGCACATTTTTTCTTAGTTCTAGACATTGAAGTTTTACTTAATATATATTCTCTAAGTTTGTAATGGGGTTCGCTATATGAAAGGACATGCTTGTATTTATAACGCTGCCATGATCTGACAAAGTATCGTTCTGAAGAGTATTATCATAACTCATGCAGGGGAAGATATCAGATGTTGATATTCAGCGAATTGCCAAGGAATTAGGTGAAAACTTCACTTATCAAGAGATTCAAGAAATGGTGCAAGAGGCAGATCGAAATGGTTAGCTGTTTCTTGGAGCTTGAAAgaacttattttttttgtgcTATTTGTCCAACTGAAGTAGCAAGCTATTTAATTTCATTCCTGTTCTGTCTTCAGGTGATGGTGAGATAGATTTTGATGAGTTCATTAGGATGATGAGGAGGACTGGATATGGTTACTAGATGGATGGACAGGATGGTGCAGCGAGTGTATGATCTTGTGCAGTTGTTTTATGACCACCACCGTGTCTCTCCCTAATGTATTTACCGCTGTAGTTTACTCTGAACAAGAACAACCATGCTGTGTACTGTGTACTTTAACTATGGTAACATATTTATGCACATGTTTTCTATTCGACGGCACTATCACCTACAATAGATCTTGATTGTGATTGCGAGCATGAGATTTTTTACATCGACTCGAATGGTCCATGTTTGTCTGGTGATAACATGTTGGAATGGACTGAAATTTGGCAGCATGCTTTCTGAAGGTCGGACATGACATAATGGCCATCTTGTACCTAGAGTGAAGATTATGTTGCTTTCTGAAGCTCGGACATGACATAATGGCCATCTTGTACCTAAAGTGAAGGCTATGGATTCACGGTTggtccctccgttccaaaatattgtTACCGTGGTGATGATTAATGACGGCAACAACAAACCAGTGGTGGTGatctccgttccataatataaggcacaactacttttttttcagatgttccataatataagacgtgtatgcatgcatgcaattaattaGTACCTCTTTTCCAttaaattatgatttttttttaaatcctccacccttaagatctctaattctattgagtacatgtattttatttattagggtGATACAAATTAggaggtgataataattatttcttgatttttggattaagggtggttgtgccttatattttagaacggagggagtagtgatgCCACCCTGATCGGTGTGTTTGGTAGCCAACCGTTGATCCTCCACAGGCTCTCTGGGCCATGAGCCCATGAGGCATTTCTGATGCTAAATGGAGGTTACTGGTTACCCTACTCTTTATCTTCTCACACCTGCCATTCCAACTACCTCTGTCTCCATTGGCTGTTTGTTTACCGGCCTGTCTACTCCCCGACAGCAGTAGAAGTCACCACAGTCCAGTACTACAGTCactcccttttttctttttctctgcagCTTGTCTCAGGCCACAGACCCCCACAGTACACTACTGTCCACTGTCCTCTTTTCTCCTTGGACCACACCATGCAGCATCGAGCGCCACCGTCTTTCTTTGTGTCTGCACGCTGCCGTCGCCACCAGGATTCACAATTCCGATCAAAACCGGTCAAATTCCACGAAATTTCGACGTTTTGACACGGCTCGGAATTAAGTTTCGATTGGAATTTCGAAGGTTAAACAGTATATTTAGTCACAATTTATCGAGAACCGATCAAATTTTATTAATAATGTACCCTGGTCGccacatccatccatcgatccgCGCAGCCCGCGCCTCTagattccaaaacaaaaacgctTTTCCAGTTTCCACACGCACCGCGTGCATCCGCGCGTGATGCCCGCCTCGCGCGCACGGTTACCACCGCGcgacctcctcgtcgtcggcgtgtCCGCTTTACGGCGGTCCACGCGTAGTGAGGCGGCGTCGCCACGGGTTTTCCGCCCAAAACTGTATTCGCGCTTGGCCTGTTTCGGCCAGGCTCCGACGACGTGGAGTCGGAGAGCGCGGCTGGTTTGAGAGTGTCAATTTTTCTCGTGTGATGACAAAAACGTGCTCATCAGATCGTAATGATGATACTGTCTCTGTCTGTCTACGGCCTGCGCCAGGTCTGCATGATTGAGGAGATTTGagatagtactactactactctctcagttccataatataatggattttgagtttttatgtgtactgtttgaccactcatcttattaaaaaattttgaaattattattatttttgacttactttattatccaaagtactttaagcacaattttttattttttatatttacataaattttttgaataagacgagtggtcaaacagtacaaacaaaaactcaaaatctcttatattatgagacggagggagtagtacactACCAGTTCAGATGATGCTACTATGTGTCTACGGTGTTCTAGGCAAAATGTGATGGGAAAAAAATCTTATAGCCCTACCGGTTGTCCTTAAGAGAATTAATAAGctaaattaaatttgaattttgaattttaattttgaagttggttttgatatatatttttaatgcaGTTTTTTTCAACATTAGTTTTTAAGTCGTCAAAAACActtgtataaaagttttacacATATTTTTCTGTTAATAAACCGTTATGGCTTATAACCCGCTTTTGGATGACCGATGAGGCCCCTTACTCTTACTCAGTATCTCTATGTGGTTACTAATCTGAGAAAGTTGTTAGATGGCTGGGCTCCTCGCATAACTTAATAATGATAACCTATACAGTATAAAAGATAAAACATGTACCCTATTTCATTTGAATCAAACATTGGCACTGAAACCATAACCGTGTTTAATATGGAACAGAGGGAATAGTTTCTTTGAAGTATAATGATCTATGACTGTGCACATGTTTAAAGATAAAAAATTGTAGAGTTTTCATACGTCCTGGTCGCATTTTTCGACCCAGCGTCTAAGTTAAACAGGCTCCATGATGATGTTGCGTTGGAGCGATAGGGTCTGGTTTGAGAGTCGCTCGTTTTGTATGGCGACAAAAATCATGCTCGTCGGATTGTAATGACACTGTTTATAGTCTGCATCCACATCTGCATGATTGAGTAATCAGTATCAGTAAAAATCCAAACTATTCTAGAGGAAATGtggcaaaaaaaggaaaatctcGCTCACCAATCTTTTGTGTATAGTAAGGCTGAGTTCGTTTGTTGACTacaatttgaaattttgcaaaattataatggcatggttccaattttttCTAATTAGTAATATTAATAGGTATGGTTCAAATAAATTAAAGTAGGGCGTTTAATCTAAGGCGTGAGTAATTCCCACAAATAAGTGGCCCGATACCGATCGTTCTCTAATAGTTGAAACCGTATGATAACACAAGAAGTTGTATTTGTGTTTATTTTTAAAGAAGTCTATGACGTTTTTTTACCTTCAAAGAGGGAATTTTGTTGATTACGAAAAAGAGGATTACATTCTTTGATTTATCAAGCCTGAGATTCCTACAGGAGCATACAGCTTCCACTCCTCACATAATCTAGACCTCATAGCCATTTGAGCTAAAGCATGAGCAATCCTATTTGCTTTCCTCTTGATCTTGCAAACCTGCAAAAATAGATCAAGTCTATGACGTTTTTGATTGTGCGCCTGTTTTAAGGCCTTCACATTTTCTTGAGTTGTCATACCCCTAAAATGCTATTGAAAAGATAGTTTGACCCATCAACTTAGacagtactagtactagctaaTTAAGTACGTgtggtgtaattttttttccatctggCTGGAGTATTTTGTTGCTTGTGTGCCTCTTTATATGCTAGAGGACGTAGATGTACTACTCTTCTATTATCTGGGAAATCTAGCTGGATATATGTATCTACTATTCCGTTCTGCTActtccgtcccattttaaatatAGTTATGGGTAACATttaactattcatcttatttaaaaaatttgtaaaaaaataaaaaaaatcatgcataaagtactattgatatttttatcatctaataaccataaaaatactaatcacaatttttttttaaataaaacggacggttcAATATTGGACATAGAAACCCACCACTGCACttaaaataagacgaaaggGAGCACTAATGCAGGGGAGTGTATGTGTACTCGGAGTGATGTGTGCTTTGCGTACAAACTGCCACCTCCGAAAAGGTCCAGCGGCTCACGCCCAAAACCATCACTCTCGCCGGGTCCCCTGACCCGCCGTCGCACGAGAGCCGTCCGTTTCTTGATCTTAgcgggaacggacggcggatGTGCTTCGTGCTGTGCTGCACATGAGCGTGTCTGCGCTGCTGCGAGTCGATGTCGAGGTGGCCTAGTTATTggaatcttttcttttttacctttGTTGTTCCACTTCAGGATCCCTCTACTTTAGGAAAATTATTAAACGGTAATTAATGTGTCCACCCACTTAACGTGAAAATTAACTATGCATGGGACCATAGTAGGCATGTATTTGCATTCCAAACCTTGTGGTTGTTTGTATTGTGATTTGTATCCTTATTTGCTTGGATGATCGACATCCAATGCGGCTTGTTTCAGCTACATCAATTTTATTGTGAATTTTAGAACTTGgttttataattaatttagagttttttttgtctaatttttatttttcaacctcGGGTTTCGAACCGCTAAGAGGTAAAGTGTCTTATTGGTTGAACTACAACTAATTAACCAAGAAAAACTAAGCAATCAAAAATATCTTATAGTAAGACATTTATATTCTTCTCTGAGAGAAATACTACTCCcgccattccaaaatataagggattttggatgaATGAGACATTTTCTAGTACTATAAGGGCATGTTCAGATTGATGACATTTTCAACCGTACTATTATTCGGTAAAATTGACAATTTGTGGATGCATTTAGTTTGTTATCAAATATTGGCAATGTGTATAGAATTTTGATAACATTATTACGCCAATCCTACcattttttttgacaatgtgtatgaaattttgtcaaattttgataaggtTCATTTTGGCACCAATTTGAACAGACCCTAAATCTGGACAGGCTCCCTACTCAGATTCGTAttaactactacctccatcctagaatatagcaacctaggatgggaTGGTCTCTGGACGATGGCCTCTGTCGGAGATATGGACCCGGGGGTATGTGAAGTAGAGGGGAATTACTTTCCCTCCGGCCACGTGACTCTGCAAGTTAGCCCCATTCGCGCGTCACGCGAGTCGTGGAAGCCGCGAGGGTTGGGGGGGCTCGGGGCATGGCGTCATCCCCTCGGGCTATCCCGCGGCTTCGTCCCGAGGCCCTCACCCGGCAGCCACACGGCGAAGGGAAAGAGCGGGAGCACAGGCTGAACAGCCATAAATGTGCGAcgccccaactgtccctcaccgcatttaatgcgttaagggcagacgtgcggcgcgCCTAGCTAACCTCTGTCCAACGGATGTGACCGGTGTGTGACCGGCCTGACACCGTCACATCCCACGGATACAGCAACCATGTTCTCACGTCGCCTTTGTACCCGGCGGAGTGGGGGTGGGTATGACCCGTCACGTCCGAGCGTCACTCGAGGAAGGGCTATCACAGGTCATCGttcatttatgagggaatgacagggctgtcccccgtgtcaggcggggggcggcgccTGGTTTCACTCGAGAGCCGGTTGTTGCTTAGCTTCCGGGAGAAAGCACGGTTTAAAGCACATGAAAAGTGGAGTGGGATCCCCTCCGATAGAGGGTAGGTAGAGGCggcgcatgtggtatccccttgagctataaaatgaGGACCCTGCCCACTGAGACAGGAAAAGGCGGAGAAAAAACCTAAACTCCAGGAGGGAGGGAGCGAGAACGCTTTCTAGAGTGAAGAAATCTttgtaaaactcatccataatcccaaacacaggagtagggtgttacgctccatagcggcccgaacctgtataatccgatTGTGTGCAAGCTTGCCGGTGATCCTAGGGACGAGTGAGTGATTTCCAAGAGATGAGCctccgcccccggccgaactcacaaatggGGGGTCTCACGATTCCCCGCTATTGAGGATCTCTCCTCGACAGCTGgcacgccaggtagggggcggtTGCGCATTCCGAGAGGAAGTCGCTTTCTTCCGTCCCAATTTTCTCTAGGCCTTAGCCGACCATGGTCAAGGTCCTGGAagtagaggaggaggcggtggcgtttACTCCCACCTCGTCCGGGAGTGGGGATTCCGGCGCGAGCCGAGGTCCTCGTGACCGTCGCCATGAttctccaactcctccccgCCGCGAACCTTCGCGGAGGGAGGATCTCACTCGTTCAGGTGATTCGGCTCTCTCTCCGCCCCCTGGCGGAGGGAGGCCGCGACGTGCCGGGACACGCCGCCGTCTCGACTATGGAGACGGCAGTTCGCCCCAAGGCGCGCTTTAGGCAGTAGGCGCCCTTCTGCGGCATCCCCCGGTGAACCCGGAGCCGGAGACTCCTGTTCagcgttggctggacgacgtggccaacctGGTCACTACTGCCCAGCGGTAGTTAGCCATGAGTGGCCGATCCGCTGCCGCTGGTACGTCGCGTACCTCGGTCACCCTCTCCTCGTCGGCAAGGAGAAGGGCTTGTCGATCGGCCACGATCTCGAGGCGGTCCACGGTTCTAACATCGTCAGGGGCCTCGGAAAGCCGGAGGCGTCATGACGGCCTCTACGGGACGCAGGACGCTCGAATCAACATCGAGCGACGCCGAGACGAGCGCCGAGCTGCCCGTATCGGGGAAGGCGCCTCCTCATCTGGAGCGCCACGCTCCTCTTCACGAGGCGGCCCTCCCCCCACACTCACCCCTGGGGGGACGGGTTGTAGGGCCTTTGTGGTGAGTCTCCGGAATGTCCGGTGGCCCCCGAAGTTTCGCCCCAACCTTACGGAGAAGTATGATGGTAGCATCAATCCCTCCGAGTTCCTCCAGATCTACACCACGGTTATCGTGGCGGCAGGGGGTGACgaccgggtcatggcgaattactttcccatggccctcaaGGGTCAGGCGCATGGCTGGTTGATGACCCAGCCCCCCAGCTCCattcactcctgggaggatctgtgccagcagttcattaCGAACTTCCAGGGTACATATccacgcccgggggaagaggcggACCTACACGCTGTACGGCGGAAGGATGATGAGTCCCTCCGTTCGTACATACAGCGCTTCTGTCAGGTCGGCAACACTATTCCGTGCATCCCAGCCCACGCGGTTGTATATGCATTCCGGAACGGCGTGCGGCATAATCGCATGCTGGAGAAGAttgcctccaaggagcccaagACCACTGCCGAGCTCTTCGAGCTGGCGGACAAGGTGGCCcggaaggaggaggcatgggCCTGGAACTCTCCCGGCACCagtgcggcggctgcggctaccCCCGAATCTGCCCCCCGCTCTAAGCGGCGAGATAGGAGAGGCAAAAGGAAACCAGCCCGCTCCGATGACGAGGGCCATGTCCTTGCAGCAGACGGGCCCACGCGGGCCCCGCGCAAAGGAAAGGCCACCGGCGATAGGCCGAGCCCCACCgttctgtcacgcccagaaattcccgaatagaattccaagcagaatgtgcattaaaatccccgtccaggactggccggggtacacaaacgacaatgttgacattcagatccacgtcttacaaacatcataaaagtcttacataaatgcagcggaaaaacgaaagataacaggagctaagccttgacttgaactgcagcgggaacaccactccacaggcatcctcgacggcacggacgaagcctactcctcggagaaaccaccatccgACACATACTCATACTCTGgagttggggaaaatagagcaagactgagtactacccactatactcagcaagtcataccggaataggggtatgatgcagggaattatcaaaggagagctagagtggttcatttgcataaagcgagcattcataaacagaagtttaaagaagtaaacagttgtaataattaatcaatattaatcatccgctgtccaacgctatcccacgttgcaacaggcccaaccaaccacctgaactacaccagttcattaagctaaactaggggtgagactaatcacggtgaatctggttgaccgcccataaccgcgggcacggctatttgaatagttttactctgatcagaggtgtacaactgtacccacaagacacagccccatgacacgtttccgtgcgccgacatgccaccacgacataccggaaagaggccgtgacaggacccttcgcataaccccctctaaccaagcacaccacacctcaggttttacccccactcctcgcaaggcagcgggcagtcccttcttgtgcctaggtgaatccggaagcgacagaggccgtcgcagggcccgccccgctccatcacgcccacccttgcctggatgcgtcagttagaggaaagctacactacgagcccagccgttgcccacgctggcttgtggtaagtacgataagttcttctagggcatcccgcgaatcggtccttaactgccatgggcgcgaccaacaaaaccatgcacccacagcccaccatgtgatttatttaattaaccaacaccgaaGCGGTatcactaatccaacattaccattagaacctacagtctaaacattaataggattttccccattgtgtactagttgaactaagcatggctaagcaatccctagtccaaagtctattcatgttataacccaagctaacaaaggaacatggtaccaaaatagcatggctgtaacaatagataaacatcccatagtaacattataaaatgatgcagtatttgaagaaaaacaatagagcgtTTGCAATATAAGaccaacatgttcaagtgacaagcatgacttgccttgctctgctgctagaggaacctcggcgactatctcgaagtacaccggagcgtcggaagaaccggaatataagcgacatacaaggcaaacaatgcaaacaggctataagactactgaaacaaagaacaaaaccatttttaatggattctacacatttttcttgatttactgagacttgaatgagcttaaacggagcacggatgaattagttatgaattttagaagattcactgtatttattactataacaaaaagtccttaaatcatttattgcgcaataagtcccagggctgacgtcatcaaggggggggggggtcggcgccgacaggcggggcccgcatgtcagtggcGCGCGGGGTggtcggtctaccgtggaccgggaccacgcgggtggtccaccgccggtccacgggatcgacggcccggatcggcccggggccgatcggacggtgcggcggcgacctggctcggctcggctcggcacaaagccggccggccggccatggcaagggcggcggcgcgcgcgcgcgcgtccaccggcgacggcaagcggcggcgcgggcggcggcagttgacggcgcaaaggcggcggcgacga
The window above is part of the Oryza sativa Japonica Group chromosome 7, ASM3414082v1 genome. Proteins encoded here:
- the LOC4343922 gene encoding probable calcium-binding protein CML13 produces the protein MSTVKGQTRRERPRGARPHGLTKQKRQEIKEAFDLFDTDNSGTIDAKELNVAMRALGFEMTEEQINQMIADVDKDGSGSIDYEEFEHMMTAKIGERDSKEELTKAFSIIDQDKNGKISDVDIQRIAKELGENFTYQEIQEMVQEADRNGDGEIDFDEFIRMMRRTGYGY
- the LOC136357457 gene encoding uncharacterized protein, with amino-acid sequence MANYFPMALKGQAHGWLMTQPPSSIHSWEDLCQQFITNFQGTYPRPGEEADLHAVRRKDDESLRSYIQRFCQVGNTIPCIPAHAVVYAFRNGVRHNRMLEKIASKEPKTTAELFELADKVARKEEAWAWNSPGTSAAAAATPESAPRSKRRDRRGKRKPARSDDEGHVLAADGPTRAPRKGKATGDRPSPTVLSRPEIPE